In Thermobaculum terrenum ATCC BAA-798, the DNA window ATCATGACAGGCCCGAGTCCTACGGGACCCTGGACGAGGCTAATTCATTTCTTGGCCTCGCCCGTGCCATGAGCAATCATCAGAGGGTGAAGACAGCTATCTATGAGATCCAGCAGGACCTGTACGTCATGATGGCCGAGCTGGCCACTCCGGACGAGGACTATGAGAAGAGCAGGTATAAGATAACTGCAGAGCATGTCGAGAAGCTGGACAAACTGCTGGAGGAGCTGAAATCGCAGGTGGAGCTTCCCAGGGCCTTTATTACGCCTGGGGATACCATGGCCGGGGCCGCACTTGATGTGGCCAGGACCGTCATAAGGCGAGCAGAGAGGATCATTGCGCGGTTGTTCCACTTAGAGGAGATAAGCAACCAGCAGGTGCTGCGCTACCTCAACAGACTGTCCGACGTGGTATGGGTGCTCGGAAGGTACGAGGAATACCAGAACCGCTAGCTGACTATCCCAGACATCAGCTTACCTAGCAGCATACACCGGGTAGAGCCACCGTGAGGTGCTCTGCCCTGATTGCAACTGGGGATTTGATAAGGGGTGGATGCCCTATGCTATAATTGAATCGTCGAGCGCCAGTAGCTCAGTTGGACAGAGCAGCTGCCTTCTAAGCAGCGGGTCGGGGGTTCGAGTCCCTCCTGGCGCGCCGCAGAGTACCAGTTCCTGGCTCGGCAATATCAGAGGACCCAGAGGAAATCGTCCCAGGCGCGTGGGGGTGAGCCGCGATGAAAGGGGTGTTTGTCTGGTGCGGTTGATGCGGCGCCTGGTTGATGGGTGGAGAGCTGCATCACCTGGCTATCAGTGGTGGGGTGGGCTTGCCAGGCTGGATTCCTGCGGTTGTTACTATGCTGATGCGCTGATACGGGTGCTTTGGCTTGGGCGGCCAACGCACCATCCGTGGTGTGCACCACTCTTCCAGAACAGCTGTTGACCGTGATGTGCTCAACAGGGCGTTGGTTAACATGCCGCTTCGCTCCAGGTGCGATGGTCTTAGTGAGTCGGGGCTTACATCTCCCGGTTGCTGGGTAGATGATTAGTCTCCTCGTGAGCATCCGACAGTACGGTCTCAGCGTAGGCCTTGCCTGCTGCCTGGCGCAATCGCAGTTGTAGATCAAGCGCCCAGCCTATGAACTCTGGGCCATTACCCAGCTTTTGCCTGGCCTCCTCGATTAACGCGTCCGCTTTGCGCATCATCTGCTTGCGTCCGTCTGAGGGCCACATATCCTTGCCTCCTTACTACAAGATGATCGTAGCAGCTGCTGGTTCAGGTTGCCATCTGGGAGCCGGGTTACTATCTCCGGGTGCACGGATGGGTCCTCTGGGTGCCCAGTGTTCAACAAGGCTAGTGCAGGGTGGACCGATCCACTCCCTGTGCACCATATCTCGGGGCAGGTAGATTTGGGCTCCTGTGCTCTTATGGTCCTGCGGGAGTCTCCTGGGGAATCGCACCTGGATGGCATCTTCTTCAGCCAGGAAGATTTCTCGGCGCTGTGCTGAAGTGCTTGCAGCTCGTGCCAGGGGTGTAGCTGGTCAGGCGCTCCCCTGGCTCCTGAGGACGTGCGTCGGTGGATGTGGCAGGTCGATGTTCAGGCCAATCTACAGCGGCACTAATCCGGTACCACCACAGTCGGGGCATTCCATCTGCAACAGGCCAACTACGCTTGTCCCCTGGCCCTGGCAGTTGGGGCAGGTCGTCCATCCGATGGGCTGCCCCTGCAGGTGCCCTTTACCCTCGCACTCCGGGCAGGTGATGTTATCTATGAGTCCGCTGCCCCAGCAGAAGGGGCAGGCATACAGCATTCCTTCACCGGTCTCGTATGTATAGCCTTCCACGACTTTCTCAAAGCCTCTTCTATGCGTGTGCTGCAATGCAGCAACAAGTATTGACTATAATTTACATCTTTGCAGTTGATTGTGCAACTATTTTGAATAGTTACTGCACATGTTGTGCCAAGGTCTAAGCGCCTCTCCACAGCGCGTAAGCGATATAGGCCGCGTAGAACAGCAGCAGCAGGGCACCTTCCACGCGTCCCAGACGCTCTCGCAGTATCATGACCGTCACCGCTATCGAAACCCCGAGCAGCAACCACATATCTATGCCGATCGATGAGCCACCCGCTCCACCGAGGATGGCTGACAATCCCAGCAGCAACGTCAGGACGAATATGTTGGAGCCAGTGGCATTAGCCAGCACCACTCCCGAGCTACCCTTCATGCCTCCCACCAGGCTGATAGCTTTGTCCGGGAGCGTCGTGCCTATGGCGACGATGGTGGCGCCTATGGCGTATTCAGAGACTCCCAGCCTTCGTGCGATCTCCGCAGATCCCCTTACTACCAGCTCTGCACCCAGAGCCAGTACCAGGAGCGAGGCCAGGATAATCGCCAGCATAACAAGGGAGTTGCCCTCCTCTGATTCCTCCTCGGCAGCCGAGGAGGGTAGCCAGCCCCGGGCGATCACAAGTGGCAGGGAGCTCCAGTACACCACAAAGGCTGCGACCAGCAGCCATCCTTCTCCCGTGTTCATCCCCTTCCAGAGGACTCCAGTAGCCAGCGCCGTTGCGATCAGCATTACTACCGAGTAGATTTTTGCAGCTCTGTCGGGAATCAGCTTCCTGGACCATAACATCCCCAACGGCAGTGACCCTGCAAGGTTAGCTATACAGGAGCCGATGATGTTGCCGATGCCTATCTCTATATGACCTGTCAGGGCTGCGACCACCACGACCACCAGCTCCTCCCACTCGCCTCCGACAGTGAGCAGCCCTACCACGGCTTCCGAAGAGCGCAACCTTGTAGCCAGGGACTGCACAGCATCTGTCAGCTTATCGGCGCCTGCCTCCAGGAGGACCATGCCCGCAATGACAGCCAGTACAGCCAGCAGAAGCTCCATGTCCCCTCCAGAACCTGTATTCCTCGTATATTATGCCTGCCGGCGAGCAAAACCTGACCAAAAGGTCAGGCCAAGACTGACCCTTTGGTTGGGGACTTATTCCCACCCCGGTGGTACACTGGGTCAGGTGCAGACGGGGCCTTGGACTCCCCCACATAAGGAGTATCACCCATGCAGGAAATGCACCCCTACGAGAGCAAACACTGGCTTGCGAAGCACATCAAGCGCTTTGCTGTCCTTGGCACCTGTCTGATGCCCCTACTCCTCCTGCTGGCGGGCTGCACCACGATGGCACAGGGCGGCCCGCCTCTCACTCCTGCTTCCGAAGATATATCTGTAAGTGGAGCCTGGGTACGAGTTGTGCCGGGCGGTACGGGCTCGGCCTACATGACGATCACCAACAACGGTGGGGCGGAGGATGCCCTGATCGGGGTCTCTACGGACATCGCTTCCAGCGCGATGATCCACCGCACCGAGGTCAAGGGAGGTGTAGCATCTATGACCATGGTTGATCGTCTGCCGATTCCAGCCCATGGCAAGGTGGAGCTATCACCCGGAGGGTATCATATCATGCTCGAAGGGTTAAGGCAGCAGCTCTCTCCTGGAGATGAAGTGGTATTGCGTCTGCGCTTTGAACGTGCAGGGGAAGTCATGGTGCGTGCCGAGGTGCGCAGGCAGTAGCTATCTTCGAGCAGGCCAGGCACGTTTGTAAGTGGTATAGTTACAAGGGAGTCCCCTCAGGTAACGCACAGGCTTCCCACCGAGTTCGTAGCAGGCTAGTAAAGGAGTATGCTCTTGCGTGTTCCCAGGATAATGTGGGCAGGCATCGCGATAGTGGCCCTCATGTGGGCAGGGCTGATAGCGTTGCTGGTTGCACAGAGGATGCAGGGCAGCACAGGCCCGACTGACAGCCAGCTGGCTGATATCCGTGCCGGCACGATTGGCCCCAATGGCGAGGGGACCAGGATAGATCCTCCTGCGCCTCTGAAGAACTTTACTCTGCCATCGAGCAATGGTGGAGAGCTCTCTCTGCACGATCTGCGTGGGAAGTACGTGCTCCTGTTCTTTGGGTATACCCACTGTCCGGACCTGTGTCCTACTACCCTGGCACAGTTTCGTCAGATCAAGCAGCAGCTGGGCAGCAAGGCAAAAGACGTGAGCTTTGTGTTTGTCAGCGTCGATCCTGACCGTGATACCCCTGCTGTGCTGCGCAGGTATGTGAGGTCTTTTGACCCCTCGTTCATAGGGCTCTCTGGAGACCACAAGGTACTTGATGCCATCAAAAGCGACTACGGTCTCTACTACCAGCTCAACAAGGACGAGGGCGCTAACTACACCGTCAATCACAGCTCGAGCATCTACCTGATAGACCCAGATGGGCGCCTGATCATGGTCTACAGCTATGGTACTAATACGGAGGTGATAACTCGTGACCTGGAACGCATGCTCAGCTAAAGTAGCCAGAATCGTATCTGTGGGGGTGCTCTCGCTGCTGCTGGCCGCCTGTGGTGGTGGCGGTGGCGTGGCTACATTAGCGCCCTCCCCCTCTCCCACTCCGCAGGCGTCTGCTGGGCAGGCAAGCCCCACACCTGTTCCTACCGCGTCTGTATCATCTCCCACGCCGGTGGCGTCCAGCGGGCAGGCAAGTCCCACTCCCGCCTCCAGCGCGGCGCTCATTGCCGAGGGAGAGAAGCTGGCGCGCAGTGCTGGATGCCTTTCATGCCATACCACTAACGGCAGGCCGCTTACTGGCCCCACCTGGAAGGGTCTCTATGGGAAGACTGTGGAGCTGACGAACGGGCAGAAGGTGAAGGCCGACGACAATTACATACGCCAGTCCATCCTCGAGCCACAGTCGCAGGTCGTCAAGGGCTATAACCCCATAATGCCGTCCTACCAGGGCAGGCTGAGCGATGATCAGATCAAGGCGATCATCGCCTATATCAAGAGCCTGAAGTAGCTGTATCACGGGCGATCTCAGCCAGCTTCGGGGCCTCTCTCAGCGGCTTATAGAGCAGGGCCGCTATCGCGGCCACTGCCTGAGGGATTGTAGACAGCAGGATGGTCCATGTTGGGCCAAGTGCTCCCAGCATCCATCCTGTTATCGCCACTGATACCGGCTGCAGACCAATAGTCAGCATCCGCCACACAGAGTTTACCCGTCCACGAAAAGCATCGGGCACGACGGTCATCCTGTAGCTGCCCTCCGTGACGTACAACATGGGAACCAACACCCAGCCTACTATGTTCACCACCCCCAGCACCCACAGGTTAGGAGCAAAGGCGTAGGGAGGCCATGTAAGCACCCATACCCAGATCACCCCCAGCAGCATGGTGCCGAAGCGCAACCTGGCGTGTAACCAGGGGGTCACGAGCGCACCCAATATTCCTCCCACACCTCCAGTGGCGAACAACACCCCCATTTGGAAGGGTGTAGCCCCCAGCTCCTGTGCGAGCACCACCATGATCAGGGTGTAGCCGTAGCTGCAGAGGTCGATCGTGCCTACCACTCCCAGCAGGAAGCGCAGCATCGGCTCCTTCCACAGCCAGTGGATGCCATCGCGCACGTCATGCCAGATCTTCTTCCCCGAAGGGGCGTGTGCGTGTCCCTGCAGGTGCCTGCGCACACCCATCAGCATGGCTCCGGATACGACGTAGGAGACTGCATCTACCAGGAAGGGTAATCCCCTCCCGAGGGTGTACAGCAGGCCTCCAATGAGGGGTCCTACCATCTGGGAGGCTTGATCGGTCGTCGAGGCAGCCGAGAGCGCCTGCGAGAGCTGCCTGCGATCCACCACATGGGGCAGCGCCGAGCTGTGTGCCAGGCTGAAGAACGTTGAGAGCGTACCGTCGATCATGGCTACCACTGCCAGGTGCTGCCAGCTCAGGCTTCCAATGGTAAATGCCAGTGGTATGCTGCCCAGAGCTACTGCTCTTCCAAGATCACACAGGAGCATGATCCTGCGCCTGTCCCACCGATCCACCAGAGCGCCGGCTGGCAGAGTGACCAGCAGGTACGGCAGAGTGCCCAGAGCGCTCACCAGACCAGCTCGTGCCGGCGAGCCCGTGACCGCGAGCACGAGGAGGGGGAAGGCGAACTGCGAGACACGTGAGCCCAGCATCGATACGCTCTGGCCGATCCAAAGCAGCAGGAAATCCCGATTACGCCATATGCTACCAACCACAGTATTACCAGACACAGCCATGCAGGAAGACACCTCCATAAAACTTCTGATAAGGGGAGCCTTATAGCGCCCAGCCCGCTGCGGCACTCTCTTGCCTGCGGGCCGAAGTCATGCGGAGGCCATTAGCAGGTATTACAGATACGGGGACAACTGGAAGCACCACGAAGTACGCCGAGACGAGTGCTGGCGTCTTTCGAATGTGCGCCTTTGACCACCGCCGCGCAGGCCAGGCGCCCGAACCTACGCGGCAGAGTCAGCAAGCTGGATGAAGACAGGTCTAAGCTCGCAGAGATGCATGCGCTCATTATAGTCATAGCCCGTTCCTAAAAGCAAACCAGCTTCCCATAGCCATACATGACTTTTGTCCTATTGCCTGTGCATGAACGCTACATTACCCTGTAAAGTGTAACATTTACGTATTTTTTACACTTTTGGGCCTACACATGCCTGAAAGCTATTGCTGTCTGGAATGGAGGGATGTCTGCTTATGATGAGGGATAAATGCTTGTCGTGCAGGAGAGTGCTTAGAGGTGTTTATCACCACAGCCACCTCAAGCGCGTGCACCTGCTGTGGTTGCCGGCACTGCTGCTGGCTGTGCTCCTGGTATTTGGGGTGCGCTCATCAGCCAGTGCGGCGGGCGACTCACAGTCTCAGGCTGCCGCCACCGCTCAGCGCCTGATATCAAAGATCTCTGACAGGGTCGGTGGGGCATCAGTCGGCACCCCGCAGCTGGTTTACAACCCCGATGGACGTACGCCCGCCTACTATGTGGTCCCTATAGTTCGCAGTGGAGACGTAGTGGGCCTAATAGGTGTCTCGCCCGACGGTGGCAAGTGGCAGTGGTACACCACCAATTACGCTCCTACGGGCTTCCCGCAGACCAGCAGATCGCGCGCTGCGTCGATGCTGGGCACCTCCGCAGCTTCACTGAAGCTGGTAGCTGGCAGGGACAACCGACTCTACTGGCAGTCTCCTGATGGCAGAGCTCTGGATGTCGACAGGCCATCCAGGCAGGGTACGTCCGTAACTCTGCAGGCACAGGGGGCTGGAGCGACCTATGATGCCAGGCCCGGCAAGTACTCTGAACTGGAAGTACAGAAGGCCAAGCGCAGGGCTACGCTCTCCCCTCAGAGCACCGAGGCCGATACAGGGAGCGGTACCCTCCCCACAAGGTATAACCTGGATGTTCCACATTACTACCAGGAGAACAACTACTATTGTGGCCCAGCATCCCTCGAGATGATCTTTGACCTGTACGGACCTGATATCAGCCAGTACGACATCGCTGATGCCATGCCTGCCAAGGACTGGGGAAGCTGGAGCGGTGCCTTCTCTGATGACCTGGTCAGAGCTGCTCGCTTCAGCTACATCAGCAAAGCGGTGCTGGATCCCAATCTGCAGGGTTACAAGCAGCGCCGGCTGGGATACGCCGCCATACAATACTTCTGGTCTTACTATGGCACCAGCGATCCTGACTACCCCAACCGCTACCGTGACCTCAAGAGACTGATAGTAGCAGGCTACCCAGTCGTGGTCCTCACCTGGTATGACAGTCGGCACATCACCGGCCACTTCAGAGTGGTCAAAGGCTACGACGACTCGACCGATGAGTTCATAGTGCATGATCCCTGGTACACAGCCCCATACTATGGCCCGGACGTGCACTTCAACCAGGAGTTCTTCGTAGATAACCTCTGGACCAAGTTCAAGAGGTGGGCAGCCCTTATCACCCCATGGCAGGTGAGCGTCTCAGCTCCACGGACTGTGCAGGGTGGCAGCACTTTCAAGGTAACCGCCACAATAACCTACCCAGCCATAACACCGCTTACTGGCTGGGCACAGGTGAGCAACAGCGTTGCGACGATCCTGCTCCCCAGTGGATTTACCACCGATGATGCTACCCAGGGCTTGCCCCAGGTAACCTACAGCGGTACCTCGCAAACTGTTACCTGGACCGTCACTGCTCCGGAAGATTTTGAAGGCCAGGCCAACATCCGGGTGACCGCCAAGGGGCTCATATCCAGCTCCAGCACGTCTTACCCTTCGTACAGTGACTGGATAGGCGGCATGGGCGGCGACACCATATATGTGAACCAGCCGCCTGCGAGCGTGTCTGTGTCGCCTTCCAGCCTCAGGTCCGGTCCAAACCAGTATCAGACGATACAGGCTACCTACTCTGACCCGGGTGGGGCTGGCACCATATCGCGCGCCATGATCCGCGTCAGCGACCCCGACAATCCATCCAACGACCTTCTGGCAGCCTATGACACTGCCACTGGAAAGATCTACCTGCTGTCACCGGATGGCTCCTCGACCCTGTCGACGGCATCTGCAGGCTCCAGCTATACGCTGCAGAGTTCTTATGGCTCGGTGGATCCCAGTAAAACCACAGTGAGCACTTCAGG includes these proteins:
- a CDS encoding copper chaperone PCu(A)C, which encodes MQEMHPYESKHWLAKHIKRFAVLGTCLMPLLLLLAGCTTMAQGGPPLTPASEDISVSGAWVRVVPGGTGSAYMTITNNGGAEDALIGVSTDIASSAMIHRTEVKGGVASMTMVDRLPIPAHGKVELSPGGYHIMLEGLRQQLSPGDEVVLRLRFERAGEVMVRAEVRRQ
- a CDS encoding c-type cytochrome, with protein sequence MTWNACSAKVARIVSVGVLSLLLAACGGGGGVATLAPSPSPTPQASAGQASPTPVPTASVSSPTPVASSGQASPTPASSAALIAEGEKLARSAGCLSCHTTNGRPLTGPTWKGLYGKTVELTNGQKVKADDNYIRQSILEPQSQVVKGYNPIMPSYQGRLSDDQIKAIIAYIKSLK
- a CDS encoding cob(I)yrinic acid a,c-diamide adenosyltransferase; this translates as MPVVSTRRGDDGFTNLWGSQRVPKYHDRPESYGTLDEANSFLGLARAMSNHQRVKTAIYEIQQDLYVMMAELATPDEDYEKSRYKITAEHVEKLDKLLEELKSQVELPRAFITPGDTMAGAALDVARTVIRRAERIIARLFHLEEISNQQVLRYLNRLSDVVWVLGRYEEYQNR
- a CDS encoding C39 family peptidase gives rise to the protein MMRDKCLSCRRVLRGVYHHSHLKRVHLLWLPALLLAVLLVFGVRSSASAAGDSQSQAAATAQRLISKISDRVGGASVGTPQLVYNPDGRTPAYYVVPIVRSGDVVGLIGVSPDGGKWQWYTTNYAPTGFPQTSRSRAASMLGTSAASLKLVAGRDNRLYWQSPDGRALDVDRPSRQGTSVTLQAQGAGATYDARPGKYSELEVQKAKRRATLSPQSTEADTGSGTLPTRYNLDVPHYYQENNYYCGPASLEMIFDLYGPDISQYDIADAMPAKDWGSWSGAFSDDLVRAARFSYISKAVLDPNLQGYKQRRLGYAAIQYFWSYYGTSDPDYPNRYRDLKRLIVAGYPVVVLTWYDSRHITGHFRVVKGYDDSTDEFIVHDPWYTAPYYGPDVHFNQEFFVDNLWTKFKRWAALITPWQVSVSAPRTVQGGSTFKVTATITYPAITPLTGWAQVSNSVATILLPSGFTTDDATQGLPQVTYSGTSQTVTWTVTAPEDFEGQANIRVTAKGLISSSSTSYPSYSDWIGGMGGDTIYVNQPPASVSVSPSSLRSGPNQYQTIQATYSDPGGAGTISRAMIRVSDPDNPSNDLLAAYDTATGKIYLLSPDGSSTLSTASAGSSYTLQSSYGSVDPSKTTVSTSGNQMVITWAVSRPTSASGSTNVVYLQAKDKYGASSGWQKEGSWVLNSPATADAVADSGAVVSPGRTVQIRATYSDPDGASNIRTAQLLINTQLTGSGSVWVRYDTAQNAMYIRSGDNTYWAGPVTPGSSQSQSNGRATLLGASSAVSRSGNTLYITWGLNFDQSFSGRQYSIYSVAADNYTPDSALPWLKFGTYTVDAPPAVGNVTPGSGISSPGRKVYYTASYSDPDGASNIADARLLIGTSTSDTRAVQLRYDANGNKLYLKDDNSSAWLGGVSPGSSSSVSNGLATLFPNLTTISRSGNTLTIKWAISYGTALSGRQYNTYLMVRDDFARAQSWQREGTWIVDRSPYVGTTSPRNSGTSNRSWVAFKTTWYDPDGASNIRRVTFYINSSPSGYKGLMAKYEANSNKLWLKSADNSTWLGGVAPGAPDRIRNGYVSIDPPRIKVSSSGTQMTITWYVFFTRQIAGRNMNIYMSIVDDFGRAQSPVKIGTWYVR
- a CDS encoding MFS transporter, coding for MAVSGNTVVGSIWRNRDFLLLWIGQSVSMLGSRVSQFAFPLLVLAVTGSPARAGLVSALGTLPYLLVTLPAGALVDRWDRRRIMLLCDLGRAVALGSIPLAFTIGSLSWQHLAVVAMIDGTLSTFFSLAHSSALPHVVDRRQLSQALSAASTTDQASQMVGPLIGGLLYTLGRGLPFLVDAVSYVVSGAMLMGVRRHLQGHAHAPSGKKIWHDVRDGIHWLWKEPMLRFLLGVVGTIDLCSYGYTLIMVVLAQELGATPFQMGVLFATGGVGGILGALVTPWLHARLRFGTMLLGVIWVWVLTWPPYAFAPNLWVLGVVNIVGWVLVPMLYVTEGSYRMTVVPDAFRGRVNSVWRMLTIGLQPVSVAITGWMLGALGPTWTILLSTIPQAVAAIAALLYKPLREAPKLAEIARDTATSGS
- a CDS encoding SCO family protein — its product is MLLRVPRIMWAGIAIVALMWAGLIALLVAQRMQGSTGPTDSQLADIRAGTIGPNGEGTRIDPPAPLKNFTLPSSNGGELSLHDLRGKYVLLFFGYTHCPDLCPTTLAQFRQIKQQLGSKAKDVSFVFVSVDPDRDTPAVLRRYVRSFDPSFIGLSGDHKVLDAIKSDYGLYYQLNKDEGANYTVNHSSSIYLIDPDGRLIMVYSYGTNTEVITRDLERMLS
- a CDS encoding sodium:calcium antiporter — protein: MELLLAVLAVIAGMVLLEAGADKLTDAVQSLATRLRSSEAVVGLLTVGGEWEELVVVVVAALTGHIEIGIGNIIGSCIANLAGSLPLGMLWSRKLIPDRAAKIYSVVMLIATALATGVLWKGMNTGEGWLLVAAFVVYWSSLPLVIARGWLPSSAAEEESEEGNSLVMLAIILASLLVLALGAELVVRGSAEIARRLGVSEYAIGATIVAIGTTLPDKAISLVGGMKGSSGVVLANATGSNIFVLTLLLGLSAILGGAGGSSIGIDMWLLLGVSIAVTVMILRERLGRVEGALLLLFYAAYIAYALWRGA